A single region of the Clostridiaceae bacterium genome encodes:
- a CDS encoding MFS transporter — MNNERLRYWQLRVFILCWLAYSCIYFGRVNLSIALPYIENSFQLSRTEVGLIGSLFFWIYGIGQLTNGYIGDRLSGRFMVFTGLIVTAISNILFGFSNNYYLMLVLWGVNGYFQSMLWGPMAKTLSNWYPQSKMNGVVVAISTSMIAGYSLSWSISGNIISHFSWRWVFIIPGLIILLYSFIWLTKTADNPKDAGFEITDNIIEHSSDIKEEELNKEYSGISLLSFINKTKLWLIVVACFAQGIIKEGVGLWTPTFVMETHNIDIVSTGFAISIIPFINLAGMLFAGWLNKQFKYKEKITIISLFAFGIAMLAGLITFGRLGLTWALLFLSLSSGAMYGVNVLLIGLIPMKYAKYNKVSSVAGFLDFCSYIATGIAASLTGLIVEYFGWFGVMFTWMLIAMAGIISLIISWRIDEKENKLNLWI, encoded by the coding sequence ATGAATAATGAAAGATTAAGGTACTGGCAGCTTAGGGTATTTATATTATGCTGGCTGGCGTACTCTTGTATTTATTTTGGCAGAGTAAATCTCTCCATAGCTCTTCCGTACATAGAAAACTCCTTTCAATTAAGCAGGACTGAAGTAGGACTGATAGGGAGTTTATTTTTTTGGATATATGGAATAGGGCAACTGACAAATGGATATATTGGCGACAGGCTTTCAGGCAGATTCATGGTATTTACAGGGCTTATAGTTACAGCAATATCCAATATACTTTTTGGCTTTTCAAACAACTACTATCTTATGCTTGTTTTATGGGGTGTAAACGGATATTTTCAGTCAATGTTATGGGGGCCTATGGCAAAAACACTCTCAAATTGGTATCCCCAATCTAAAATGAACGGTGTTGTAGTTGCAATTTCAACATCAATGATTGCAGGATACAGCTTATCCTGGTCAATTTCCGGGAATATAATTTCACATTTTAGTTGGAGATGGGTGTTTATAATCCCAGGTCTTATAATTCTGTTATATTCTTTCATATGGTTAACCAAAACTGCTGACAATCCTAAGGATGCAGGTTTTGAAATTACTGATAATATTATTGAGCATTCCTCTGATATAAAAGAGGAAGAGTTAAATAAAGAATACTCTGGAATTTCATTATTATCCTTTATTAATAAAACAAAACTTTGGCTTATTGTTGTTGCATGTTTTGCCCAAGGTATTATAAAAGAAGGTGTGGGACTGTGGACTCCAACTTTTGTTATGGAGACACATAATATTGATATTGTATCTACAGGTTTTGCCATATCAATTATTCCTTTCATAAACCTGGCTGGCATGTTATTTGCAGGATGGCTAAATAAACAATTTAAATATAAAGAAAAAATTACAATTATTTCGCTATTTGCTTTTGGTATAGCTATGCTTGCAGGTTTGATAACCTTCGGCAGACTGGGTCTTACATGGGCGCTGTTATTTCTTAGCTTATCATCAGGTGCCATGTACGGGGTAAATGTACTGCTGATAGGACTGATTCCCATGAAATATGCAAAGTATAATAAAGTTTCATCAGTAGCAGGTTTTTTGGACTTCTGTTCATATATTGCAACTGGTATAGCAGCAAGCCTTACCGGATTAATAGTAGAATACTTTGGCTGGTTTGGAGTCATGTTTACTTGGATGCTTATTGCAATGGCAGGAATAATTTCACTAATAATAAGCTGGAGAATTGATGAAAAAGAAAACAAACTTAATTTATGGATTTAA
- a CDS encoding DUF47 family protein: MTLKKDENYFSTFVELVNYSCEAANLLNDILNNYNPDTLQERMKEMHNIEHQGDEARHVMIKKLAREFITPIEREDIMALTDSIDNVTDSIEDVLMHMYMRNIRSVREYAKKMSDLIVKCCNTLKSALNEFHNFRKSKILHDLIVEVNHLEEVGDTYFTEAIRELYVNCDDFKEVIAWDRTYDFLEKCCDDCEEVANVIENVIMKNS; encoded by the coding sequence ATGACACTAAAAAAAGATGAAAACTATTTTAGTACATTTGTGGAATTGGTAAATTATTCCTGTGAAGCTGCGAATCTATTAAACGATATTCTAAACAATTATAATCCTGATACACTACAGGAAAGAATGAAAGAAATGCATAATATCGAGCATCAGGGAGACGAAGCAAGGCATGTAATGATAAAAAAGCTTGCCCGTGAATTTATCACGCCTATAGAAAGAGAAGACATCATGGCTTTAACAGACTCAATTGATAATGTGACTGACAGCATCGAAGATGTGCTTATGCACATGTATATGCGTAACATAAGAAGTGTGCGTGAATATGCGAAAAAAATGAGCGATTTAATTGTAAAATGTTGTAATACATTAAAATCAGCATTAAATGAATTTCATAATTTTCGGAAATCAAAGATTCTCCACGACTTGATTGTTGAAGTCAACCATCTGGAAGAAGTGGGAGATACATATTTTACAGAAGCTATTAGAGAATTGTATGTTAATTGTGATGACTTCAAGGAAGTTATAGCCTGGGACCGGACATACGACTTCCTGGAGAAATGTTGCGATGACTGTGAAGAAGTAGCAAATGTTATTGAGAATGTTATTATGAAGAATTCATAA
- a CDS encoding inorganic phosphate transporter: MTITFGDFIGQFISNLALFITTLLTFGVILVNGWTDAPNAIATCISTRSMSPRAAIIMAAVFNFLGVFVMTLFNSTVAQTIYKMVDFRGDPHEALVALCAALFAIVIWATAAWWFGIPTSESHALIAGISGAAIALQRGIKGINPNEWVKVIYGLFLSLVIGFFMGVLVVKIVEFIFKGINRKKTYNFFKYSQVAASAGMAFMHGAQDGQKFMGVFMLGAFLAQGQATVVEFHIPIWLIIICSAIMALGTSVGGYRIIKSVGMDMVKLEKYQGFSADMAAVICLFAASALGLPVSTTHTKTTAIMGVGSAKRISSVNWGVVKEMILAWVLTFPGCGLIGFLMALLFMKIF; encoded by the coding sequence ATGACTATTACATTTGGTGATTTTATAGGCCAATTTATATCTAATTTAGCACTATTTATTACAACTCTTCTTACCTTTGGTGTTATATTGGTAAATGGCTGGACAGATGCACCTAATGCCATAGCTACATGCATTTCTACGCGTTCAATGAGCCCCAGGGCTGCAATAATAATGGCTGCAGTTTTCAACTTTCTGGGAGTTTTCGTTATGACATTATTTAATTCAACTGTTGCCCAGACTATTTACAAAATGGTGGATTTCCGCGGAGATCCCCATGAAGCATTGGTAGCTCTTTGCGCAGCACTTTTTGCTATTGTTATTTGGGCTACGGCTGCATGGTGGTTTGGAATTCCAACAAGTGAAAGCCATGCTTTGATTGCGGGAATCTCTGGTGCAGCAATTGCACTTCAGAGGGGAATAAAAGGTATAAATCCTAATGAATGGGTAAAAGTTATTTATGGCTTGTTTCTTTCTTTGGTGATAGGATTCTTTATGGGTGTACTTGTTGTAAAAATAGTTGAATTTATTTTTAAAGGAATTAACAGAAAAAAGACATATAACTTTTTTAAATATTCGCAAGTTGCCGCCAGTGCAGGTATGGCATTTATGCATGGAGCCCAGGATGGACAAAAATTTATGGGCGTATTTATGTTGGGCGCCTTTTTGGCGCAAGGACAGGCAACGGTAGTGGAGTTTCATATTCCTATATGGTTAATTATTATTTGTTCCGCAATTATGGCACTAGGTACTTCAGTAGGAGGATACCGAATAATAAAATCAGTGGGAATGGATATGGTAAAGCTGGAGAAATACCAAGGCTTTTCGGCTGACATGGCTGCGGTTATCTGCCTGTTTGCAGCTTCCGCACTGGGACTTCCTGTAAGTACAACTCATACCAAGACTACAGCAATTATGGGTGTTGGTTCAGCGAAGCGAATTTCTTCTGTAAACTGGGGTGTAGTCAAAGAAATGATACTTGCATGGGTTCTCACATTCCCCGGATGCGGACTGATAGGGTTTTTAATGGCCCTGCTGTTTATGAAGATATTCTAA
- a CDS encoding adenosylhomocysteinase encodes MVKHHIRDISLATKGKLRIEWADNQMPVLKSIRERFSKEKPLKGIRMSCCLHVTTETANLMRTLKEGGADVALCASNPLSTQDDVAASLVKDYGISVYAIKGEDRDTYYNHLISVIEHKPQITQDDGADLVGLLHKQYMDSYLKDILGSTEETTTGVIRLKSMEREKKLQIPVIAVNESETKHLFDNRYGTGQSTIDGLLRATNILLCGKNFVVCGYGWCGKGLAMRAKGMGANVIVTEVDHIKAIEAVMDGFRVMKLEQAIVDADVVITVTGNLNVVDKKHMELAKDGVIIANSGHFNDEINIQALESLSVSKRIVRDFTEEYTLENGKKIYLLAEGRLLNLAAAEGHPAVVMDMSFANQALAAEYIVKNHDKMDKKVYVLPKEIDHEIARLKLNTMGIEIDTLTEEQIAYLSSWESGT; translated from the coding sequence ATGGTAAAACATCATATACGGGATATTTCCCTGGCAACAAAAGGAAAGTTAAGAATTGAATGGGCAGACAATCAAATGCCCGTATTAAAATCTATAAGAGAAAGATTCAGCAAGGAAAAGCCTCTTAAAGGTATAAGGATGTCATGCTGTCTTCATGTTACTACTGAAACAGCCAATTTAATGAGAACTCTAAAAGAGGGTGGGGCAGATGTTGCATTGTGTGCCTCAAATCCTCTGTCAACTCAGGATGATGTAGCTGCTTCACTTGTAAAGGATTATGGTATATCTGTATATGCAATAAAAGGTGAAGATAGGGATACTTATTATAACCATTTGATTTCGGTAATTGAACATAAACCGCAGATTACACAGGATGACGGAGCAGACTTGGTGGGACTGCTTCATAAACAATATATGGACAGCTATTTAAAAGATATTCTTGGTAGTACGGAAGAGACCACTACAGGTGTAATAAGGCTAAAAAGCATGGAAAGAGAGAAGAAGCTTCAAATTCCGGTTATTGCTGTTAATGAATCAGAGACAAAACATCTTTTTGATAACAGGTATGGAACAGGCCAGAGTACCATTGATGGACTTCTTAGGGCAACCAATATTCTTTTATGCGGTAAAAATTTTGTGGTATGTGGGTATGGCTGGTGTGGAAAAGGCCTTGCCATGAGGGCTAAGGGCATGGGCGCCAATGTTATTGTTACGGAGGTTGACCATATTAAAGCCATTGAAGCAGTTATGGATGGTTTCAGGGTAATGAAGCTGGAACAGGCAATAGTTGATGCAGATGTTGTTATTACTGTTACAGGCAATTTAAATGTAGTAGATAAAAAACATATGGAATTGGCCAAGGACGGTGTCATTATTGCAAATTCCGGACATTTTAACGATGAGATAAATATCCAGGCACTTGAAAGCTTATCTGTTTCAAAAAGAATAGTTCGGGATTTTACTGAAGAATATACGTTGGAAAACGGCAAGAAAATATATCTTCTTGCGGAAGGAAGACTTCTTAATCTTGCTGCTGCAGAAGGGCATCCCGCTGTTGTTATGGATATGAGTTTTGCAAATCAGGCGCTGGCTGCAGAATATATCGTTAAAAACCATGATAAAATGGATAAAAAGGTATATGTGCTTCCAAAAGAAATTGATCATGAAATTGCACGCTTGAAACTGAATACCATGGGAATAGAAATCGATACACTAACTGAAGAACAGATAGCTTACCTTTCTTCCTGGGAGAGCGGAACTTGA
- a CDS encoding purine-nucleoside phosphorylase: protein MNKAAIAAEYIRNKIDFQPEIGIILGSGLGSLADKINDAVAIDYNEIPGFPHTTVEGHTGKLILGSFFGRLVAAMKGRFHYYEGYDINQVVFGIRVFKFLGIGSILVTNASGGINENFKPGDLMIISDHISFFSPSPLRGINEESYGKRFPDMCNTYDKDLREIARKSAEELSLDIKEGVYAFTQGPMYETPAEIRALRILGADAVGMSTVPEVIAARHSGMKVLGVSCITNMAAGIGNNSLNHEEVIKTAGETEQKFTMLVSKIMENWKM, encoded by the coding sequence ATGAATAAGGCAGCGATAGCTGCAGAATATATTAGAAATAAAATAGATTTTCAGCCTGAAATAGGAATTATTCTAGGTTCAGGTTTAGGTTCGCTGGCTGATAAAATAAATGATGCTGTAGCAATTGATTATAATGAAATACCGGGATTCCCTCATACTACTGTAGAAGGCCATACAGGCAAGCTAATCTTGGGGAGCTTCTTTGGAAGGCTGGTTGCTGCCATGAAAGGCCGATTCCATTATTATGAGGGTTATGATATTAACCAGGTGGTATTTGGGATCAGGGTATTTAAATTTCTAGGTATTGGCAGCATACTTGTTACAAATGCGTCAGGTGGAATAAACGAAAACTTTAAACCTGGAGACCTAATGATAATAAGCGACCACATAAGTTTTTTTTCACCTTCTCCACTGAGAGGAATTAATGAGGAGAGCTATGGTAAAAGGTTTCCTGATATGTGTAATACATATGATAAAGATTTAAGAGAGATTGCAAGAAAATCAGCAGAGGAACTTTCTCTTGATATTAAAGAAGGTGTGTATGCATTCACACAGGGACCAATGTATGAAACTCCTGCAGAAATCAGAGCTCTTAGGATATTAGGTGCTGATGCAGTAGGTATGTCTACAGTTCCTGAAGTTATTGCCGCCAGACACAGTGGCATGAAAGTCCTTGGAGTATCATGTATAACTAATATGGCAGCAGGAATAGGCAATAATTCTTTAAATCATGAAGAAGTAATTAAGACAGCCGGTGAAACAGAACAAAAGTTCACAATGCTTGTTAGTAAAATTATGGAAAACTGGAAGATGTAA
- a CDS encoding phosphoglucosamine mutase translates to MGKLFGTDGVRGVANQELTPMLAYQLGQGGAFVLTSETNHTPKILVGMDTRISGHMLEAALIAGICSVGAEAVCLGVLPTPAVAYLTKLYGADAGVVISASHNPYEFNGIKFFNNKGYKLSDEIEEKIEDLILNKSEEIPLALGSKIGRKSIEHNALNDYINFLKNTIDCDLTGIKIALDCANGASYIAAPTVLSQLGAEIYVINNQPDGININYKCGSTNTDELCKLVLETGADVGLAFDGDADRLMAVDEKGNVVNGDQIMAILGLYLKRCGRLNRNTIVATVMSNLGLDLMAKASGIDLVRTKVGDRYVLEEMLSSGYCLGGEQSGHIIFLEHSSTGDGIITGLQLLKVMKNSGQKLSELSSVMKVLPQVLRNARVKNSNKHKYMDDEVIAAKCRELEDEFNGEGRVLIRPSGTEPLIRVMIEGKDSEYLSSRADELIKIIEERLG, encoded by the coding sequence ATGGGAAAACTTTTTGGAACTGATGGAGTGAGAGGTGTAGCAAATCAGGAATTAACTCCTATGTTGGCATATCAACTCGGTCAAGGGGGAGCTTTCGTTTTAACGTCTGAAACCAATCACACACCTAAAATTCTCGTTGGCATGGATACAAGAATTTCTGGACATATGCTTGAAGCTGCCTTGATAGCAGGAATTTGTTCTGTTGGTGCAGAAGCTGTATGTCTTGGAGTTTTACCAACACCAGCTGTAGCATATTTAACGAAATTATATGGAGCAGATGCCGGTGTTGTGATATCGGCTTCACATAATCCTTACGAGTTCAATGGCATAAAATTTTTTAATAACAAAGGATATAAACTTTCCGATGAAATTGAGGAAAAGATTGAAGATTTGATACTTAACAAATCAGAAGAAATACCTCTTGCTTTAGGCAGTAAAATAGGCAGGAAAAGCATAGAACATAATGCTTTGAATGACTACATAAACTTTTTAAAGAACACAATAGATTGTGATCTTACGGGAATAAAAATTGCCCTGGATTGTGCTAACGGAGCATCTTATATAGCTGCGCCCACTGTATTGTCACAATTGGGTGCTGAAATATACGTTATTAATAATCAGCCTGATGGCATAAATATAAATTACAAATGCGGTTCAACCAATACTGATGAATTATGTAAGTTAGTCCTTGAAACCGGAGCTGATGTTGGCCTAGCCTTTGATGGGGATGCCGACAGGCTCATGGCCGTTGATGAAAAAGGCAATGTGGTTAACGGGGATCAAATAATGGCGATTTTGGGCCTATATCTGAAACGTTGCGGCAGGCTAAACAGAAATACTATAGTTGCAACTGTTATGAGCAATCTGGGACTTGATTTAATGGCAAAGGCCAGTGGTATAGATTTGGTAAGAACAAAAGTGGGAGACAGGTATGTTTTGGAAGAAATGCTTTCTAGCGGTTATTGCCTGGGCGGAGAACAGTCAGGTCATATTATTTTCTTAGAGCATAGCAGTACGGGTGACGGAATCATAACTGGACTTCAACTGCTTAAAGTAATGAAAAACTCAGGACAAAAATTATCTGAGTTATCTTCCGTAATGAAAGTGCTGCCCCAGGTTCTAAGGAATGCCAGGGTAAAAAATAGTAATAAACATAAGTATATGGATGATGAAGTAATTGCAGCCAAATGCAGGGAGTTGGAAGATGAATTTAACGGTGAAGGAAGAGTACTTATAAGGCCGTCAGGAACTGAACCCCTCATAAGGGTAATGATTGAAGGTAAAGACAGTGAGTACTTGTCCTCAAGAGCTGATGAACTTATAAAAATTATTGAAGAACGGCTGGGCTAA